From the genome of Pungitius pungitius chromosome 21, fPunPun2.1, whole genome shotgun sequence, one region includes:
- the LOC119212660 gene encoding retinol dehydrogenase 13-like isoform X2, whose amino-acid sequence MTLNMCAVNLVTDAECCQTKRNHVTGGRCPSKATINGKTVVITGANTGIGKETARELAKRGGRIIMGCRDLEKCESAAKDIRGSTLNPNVYACHLDLASVKSIREFAERIKREERRVDVLINNAGVMRCPPGKTEDGFDVQFGVNHLGHFLLTNLLLDKLKESAPSRVINLSSLAHIVGKIDFEDLNWEKRKFDTKQAYCQSKLANVLFTRELAKRLQGTGVTVNAAHPGVVATELGRHTGLHQSQFSSSVLSPFFSMLVKSPELGAQPSVYLAVSEEMEGVTGRYYDVMNEKEPAARALDEEAARRLWEASSRLVGLEEKGQPDTSKPPAEVQSKAPQAAHEQGRGQRPAPAAGL is encoded by the exons ATGACGCTGAACATGTGCGCGGTTAACCTTGTCACGGATGCGGAGTGTTGTCAAACAAAAAG GAACCATGTGACTGGAGGCCGGTGCCCCAGTAAGGCTACCATCAACGGAAAGACCGTGGTCATAACAGGAGCCAACACGGGCATCGGGAAGGAGACGGCCCGAGAGCTGGCCAAGAGAG GAGGTCGAATCATTATGGGATGCCGGGACTTGGAGAAGTGCGAGTCGGCCGCAAAGGACATACGAGGGAGCACCCTGAACCCCAACGTCTACGCGTGCCACCTCGACCTGGCCTCCGTGAAGTCCATACGGGAGTTTGCAGAGAGAATCAAACGAG AGGAGCGGCGTGTGGACGTGCTCATAAACAACGCCGGGGTCATGAGGTGTCCACCGGGGAAGACGGAAGACGGCTTCGACGTGCAGTTCGGAGTGAACCACTTAG GCCACTTTCTGCTGACAAACCTCCTGCTGGATAAGTTGAAAGAGTCCGCGCCGAGCCGAGTGATCAACCTGTCCTCACTCGCCCACATCGTGGGAAAGATCGACTTCGAGGACCTGAACTGGGAGAAGAGGAAGTTCGACACCAAGCAGGCGTACTGTCAGAGCAAGCTGGCCAACGTGCTTTTCACCAGAGAGCTCGCCAAGCGATTACAAG GCACAGGAGTCACGGTGAACGCTGCGCACCCGGGTGTTGTCGCCACGGAGCTCGGGCGGCACACGGGTCTGCACCAGTCGCAGTTCTCCAGCTCCGTGCTCA GTCCCTTCTTCTCCATGTTGGTAAAGAGCCCGGAGCTGGGGGCCCAGCCCAGCGTCTACCTGGCAGTGTCCGAGGAGATGGAAGGGGTGACGGGAAGGTACTACGACGTGATGAACGAAAAGGAACCGGCCGCCCGAGCCCTGGACGAGGAGGCAGCTCGCAGGTTGTGGGAGGCCAGCAGCCGGCTGGTGGGTCTGGAGGAGAAGGGACAACCCGACACTTCAAAGCCCCCCGCGGAAGTGCAGAGCAAAGCCCCACAGGCCGCCCACGAGCAGGGACGCGGGCAGAGGCCGGCCCCCGCTGCGGGGCTGTAG
- the LOC119212660 gene encoding retinol dehydrogenase 13-like isoform X1: protein MSKYILPVSVFGTVFGAAALLKNHVTGGRCPSKATINGKTVVITGANTGIGKETARELAKRGGRIIMGCRDLEKCESAAKDIRGSTLNPNVYACHLDLASVKSIREFAERIKREERRVDVLINNAGVMRCPPGKTEDGFDVQFGVNHLGHFLLTNLLLDKLKESAPSRVINLSSLAHIVGKIDFEDLNWEKRKFDTKQAYCQSKLANVLFTRELAKRLQGTGVTVNAAHPGVVATELGRHTGLHQSQFSSSVLSPFFSMLVKSPELGAQPSVYLAVSEEMEGVTGRYYDVMNEKEPAARALDEEAARRLWEASSRLVGLEEKGQPDTSKPPAEVQSKAPQAAHEQGRGQRPAPAAGL, encoded by the exons ATGAGCAAATATATTTTACCTGTGTCTGTTTTCGGGACCGTGTTTGGAGCTGCTGCTTTACTGAA GAACCATGTGACTGGAGGCCGGTGCCCCAGTAAGGCTACCATCAACGGAAAGACCGTGGTCATAACAGGAGCCAACACGGGCATCGGGAAGGAGACGGCCCGAGAGCTGGCCAAGAGAG GAGGTCGAATCATTATGGGATGCCGGGACTTGGAGAAGTGCGAGTCGGCCGCAAAGGACATACGAGGGAGCACCCTGAACCCCAACGTCTACGCGTGCCACCTCGACCTGGCCTCCGTGAAGTCCATACGGGAGTTTGCAGAGAGAATCAAACGAG AGGAGCGGCGTGTGGACGTGCTCATAAACAACGCCGGGGTCATGAGGTGTCCACCGGGGAAGACGGAAGACGGCTTCGACGTGCAGTTCGGAGTGAACCACTTAG GCCACTTTCTGCTGACAAACCTCCTGCTGGATAAGTTGAAAGAGTCCGCGCCGAGCCGAGTGATCAACCTGTCCTCACTCGCCCACATCGTGGGAAAGATCGACTTCGAGGACCTGAACTGGGAGAAGAGGAAGTTCGACACCAAGCAGGCGTACTGTCAGAGCAAGCTGGCCAACGTGCTTTTCACCAGAGAGCTCGCCAAGCGATTACAAG GCACAGGAGTCACGGTGAACGCTGCGCACCCGGGTGTTGTCGCCACGGAGCTCGGGCGGCACACGGGTCTGCACCAGTCGCAGTTCTCCAGCTCCGTGCTCA GTCCCTTCTTCTCCATGTTGGTAAAGAGCCCGGAGCTGGGGGCCCAGCCCAGCGTCTACCTGGCAGTGTCCGAGGAGATGGAAGGGGTGACGGGAAGGTACTACGACGTGATGAACGAAAAGGAACCGGCCGCCCGAGCCCTGGACGAGGAGGCAGCTCGCAGGTTGTGGGAGGCCAGCAGCCGGCTGGTGGGTCTGGAGGAGAAGGGACAACCCGACACTTCAAAGCCCCCCGCGGAAGTGCAGAGCAAAGCCCCACAGGCCGCCCACGAGCAGGGACGCGGGCAGAGGCCGGCCCCCGCTGCGGGGCTGTAG
- the decr2 gene encoding peroxisomal 2,4-dienoyl-CoA reductase [(3E)-enoyl-CoA-producing] isoform X2 — MSMAEPQRKGELLPEDVGTDDCLTSYTHIYSPDLLKDQVAFITGGGSGIGLRIAEIFMRHGCDTVIASRNLDKLKEAAKKLSASSGRRCLPLCLDVRQPQSITAAVDETLREFGRIDILINNAAGNFLCPAASLSFNAFKTVMEIDTMGTFNTSKVVYEKWFQAHGGNIVNISATLGYRGQGLQVHAGSAKAANDAMTKHLAVEWGPSGVRVNSVAPGPVSGTEGFRRLGGPRGEAAGVFQSIPLQRAGNKTEMAHCTLFLASRASSYVTGAVLVADGGSWLTSANDVSMLLGIASSQSAKL; from the exons ATGAG CATGGCAGAGCCGCAGAGGAAAGGAgagctgctgcccgaggacgtTGGCACGGACGACTGCCTGACTTCATACACGCACATCTACAGTCCAGATTTACTAAA AGATCAGGTGGCTTTCATAACAGGTGGTGGATCTGGCATTGGCCTCAGGATAGCTGAAATCTTCATGAG GCATGGCTGCGACACAGTGATTGCAAGCAGGAATTTGGACAAGCTCAAAGAG GCGGCAAAAAAGCTGTCGGCCTCGTCGGGACGCCGCTGCCTGCCTCTGTGCCTGGATGTGAGGCAGCCTCAGAGCATCACAGCGGCTGTGGATGAGACGCTGAGGGAGTTTGGACGCATCGACATCCTCATTAACA ATGCTGCTGGAAACTTCCTGTGCCCGGCGGCCTCGCTCTCCTTCAATGCCTTCAAGACCGTGATGGAGATAGACACCATGGGTACATTCAACACCAGCAAAGTGGTTTATGAGAAGTGGTTCCAG GCTCACGGCGGGAACATAGTCAACATCTCGGCCACACTTGGATACAGAGGACAGGGCCTACAGGTCCACGCTGGCTCCGCCAAGGCGGCTAATG ATGCCATGACCAAGCACCTGGCTGTGGAGTGGGGGCCCAGCGGGGTCAGAGTCAACAGTGTGGCTCCAGGTCCCGTCTCTGGCACAGAGGGCTTCCGCAGGCTGG GTGGTCCCAGGGGGGAGGCAGCCGGTGTGTTCCAGTCCATTCCTCTGCAGCGAGCCGGCAACAAGACAGAGATGGCGCACTGCACTCTGTTCTTGGCCAGCCGGGCCTCCTCCTACGTGACCGGAGCCGTCCTGGTGGCGGACGGCGGATCGTGGCTGACCTCGGCCAATGACGTCTCCATGCTGCTGGGTATAGCCTCCTCTCAATCTGCTAAACTCtga
- the decr2 gene encoding peroxisomal 2,4-dienoyl-CoA reductase [(3E)-enoyl-CoA-producing] isoform X1: MSMAEPQRKGELLPEDVGTDDCLTSYTHIYSPDLLKDQVAFITGGGSGIGLRIAEIFMRHGCDTVIASRNLDKLKEAAKKLSASSGRRCLPLCLDVRQPQSITAAVDETLREFGRIDILINNAAGNFLCPAASLSFNAFKTVMEIDTMGTFNTSKVVYEKWFQAHGGNIVNISATLGYRGQGLQVHAGSAKAANDAMTKHLAVEWGPSGVRVNSVAPGPVSGTEGFRRLGGPRGEAAGVFQSIPLQRAGNKTEMAHCTLFLASRASSYVTGAVLVADGGSWLTSANDVSMLLGYWSSEKKIEK, encoded by the exons ATGAG CATGGCAGAGCCGCAGAGGAAAGGAgagctgctgcccgaggacgtTGGCACGGACGACTGCCTGACTTCATACACGCACATCTACAGTCCAGATTTACTAAA AGATCAGGTGGCTTTCATAACAGGTGGTGGATCTGGCATTGGCCTCAGGATAGCTGAAATCTTCATGAG GCATGGCTGCGACACAGTGATTGCAAGCAGGAATTTGGACAAGCTCAAAGAG GCGGCAAAAAAGCTGTCGGCCTCGTCGGGACGCCGCTGCCTGCCTCTGTGCCTGGATGTGAGGCAGCCTCAGAGCATCACAGCGGCTGTGGATGAGACGCTGAGGGAGTTTGGACGCATCGACATCCTCATTAACA ATGCTGCTGGAAACTTCCTGTGCCCGGCGGCCTCGCTCTCCTTCAATGCCTTCAAGACCGTGATGGAGATAGACACCATGGGTACATTCAACACCAGCAAAGTGGTTTATGAGAAGTGGTTCCAG GCTCACGGCGGGAACATAGTCAACATCTCGGCCACACTTGGATACAGAGGACAGGGCCTACAGGTCCACGCTGGCTCCGCCAAGGCGGCTAATG ATGCCATGACCAAGCACCTGGCTGTGGAGTGGGGGCCCAGCGGGGTCAGAGTCAACAGTGTGGCTCCAGGTCCCGTCTCTGGCACAGAGGGCTTCCGCAGGCTGG GTGGTCCCAGGGGGGAGGCAGCCGGTGTGTTCCAGTCCATTCCTCTGCAGCGAGCCGGCAACAAGACAGAGATGGCGCACTGCACTCTGTTCTTGGCCAGCCGGGCCTCCTCCTACGTGACCGGAGCCGTCCTGGTGGCGGACGGCGGATCGTGGCTGACCTCGGCCAATGACGTCTCCATGCTGCTGG GTTATTGGTCatctgaaaagaaaatagaaaagtaa
- the decr2 gene encoding peroxisomal 2,4-dienoyl-CoA reductase [(3E)-enoyl-CoA-producing] isoform X3 — MAEPQRKGELLPEDVGTDDCLTSYTHIYSPDLLKDQVAFITGGGSGIGLRIAEIFMRHGCDTVIASRNLDKLKEAAKKLSASSGRRCLPLCLDVRQPQSITAAVDETLREFGRIDILINNAAGNFLCPAASLSFNAFKTVMEIDTMGTFNTSKVVYEKWFQAHGGNIVNISATLGYRGQGLQVHAGSAKAANDAMTKHLAVEWGPSGVRVNSVAPGPVSGTEGFRRLGGPRGEAAGVFQSIPLQRAGNKTEMAHCTLFLASRASSYVTGAVLVADGGSWLTSANDVSMLLGYWSSEKKIEK, encoded by the exons ATGGCAGAGCCGCAGAGGAAAGGAgagctgctgcccgaggacgtTGGCACGGACGACTGCCTGACTTCATACACGCACATCTACAGTCCAGATTTACTAAA AGATCAGGTGGCTTTCATAACAGGTGGTGGATCTGGCATTGGCCTCAGGATAGCTGAAATCTTCATGAG GCATGGCTGCGACACAGTGATTGCAAGCAGGAATTTGGACAAGCTCAAAGAG GCGGCAAAAAAGCTGTCGGCCTCGTCGGGACGCCGCTGCCTGCCTCTGTGCCTGGATGTGAGGCAGCCTCAGAGCATCACAGCGGCTGTGGATGAGACGCTGAGGGAGTTTGGACGCATCGACATCCTCATTAACA ATGCTGCTGGAAACTTCCTGTGCCCGGCGGCCTCGCTCTCCTTCAATGCCTTCAAGACCGTGATGGAGATAGACACCATGGGTACATTCAACACCAGCAAAGTGGTTTATGAGAAGTGGTTCCAG GCTCACGGCGGGAACATAGTCAACATCTCGGCCACACTTGGATACAGAGGACAGGGCCTACAGGTCCACGCTGGCTCCGCCAAGGCGGCTAATG ATGCCATGACCAAGCACCTGGCTGTGGAGTGGGGGCCCAGCGGGGTCAGAGTCAACAGTGTGGCTCCAGGTCCCGTCTCTGGCACAGAGGGCTTCCGCAGGCTGG GTGGTCCCAGGGGGGAGGCAGCCGGTGTGTTCCAGTCCATTCCTCTGCAGCGAGCCGGCAACAAGACAGAGATGGCGCACTGCACTCTGTTCTTGGCCAGCCGGGCCTCCTCCTACGTGACCGGAGCCGTCCTGGTGGCGGACGGCGGATCGTGGCTGACCTCGGCCAATGACGTCTCCATGCTGCTGG GTTATTGGTCatctgaaaagaaaatagaaaagtaa